The following are from one region of the Gemmatimonas sp. UBA7669 genome:
- a CDS encoding potassium transporter Kup, with protein sequence MTDDASTSSVSGGSKSGPAADDDPGPVNALDAKPGEVIRATTGMFPAAAVSSGHHHRDPDPTGKRLAILTLTALGVVYGDIGTSPLYSVKEIFGHLYGLQPTRENVFGVLSLIVWALTLVVSVKYVSFVLRADNRGEGGQFALLALIFPRGTPHSFTKGGIFVALALFGTALLYGDGIITPAMSVLGAMEGLEFAIPSLAAYIVPITVVILGTLFTVQRFGTDLVGKAFGPITLVWFITIAVLGLAEIVRQPGILAAVNPWYAVQFVQANGSLSFFVLGSVVLVITGGEALYADMGHFGAKPIRLAWIILVFPSLLLNYFGQGALLLENPAAAENPFFLLAPSWFLVPLLIIATLAAIVASQAMISGAFSTTRQGIALGFIPRLEIRHTSKVEEGQIYIPEVNWFIAVGCLVVVLAFRNTSNLGAAYGIAVTGTMLITSVLFYLVARIRFRWEPWQALLLSGLFLTVDLFFFGANVVKLMHGGWVPMALGLVLFLLMLTWKRGRALLTQRLNEGTMPIDLFLDGVEKSTVHRVSGTAVFMTSSADGVPPVLLHHLKHNKVLHERVLLMSVKTADVPETTPAERVRLMPLGQGFWRVIATYGFMQTPNIPQVLEVVDQMGIRAKPMETSYFLGRERLIPVASRPNDRVKLSRWRKVIFALMSRNARGATAFFGIPPNRVVELGTQIEF encoded by the coding sequence ATGACCGACGACGCCTCTACATCCTCGGTCAGTGGCGGCTCGAAATCCGGACCGGCCGCGGACGACGACCCCGGTCCGGTCAATGCCCTCGATGCCAAGCCTGGCGAGGTCATTCGAGCCACCACTGGCATGTTTCCCGCGGCAGCCGTTTCCAGCGGCCATCATCACCGCGACCCCGATCCCACCGGCAAACGGTTGGCGATCCTTACGCTCACCGCGCTTGGCGTGGTATACGGGGACATCGGCACCAGCCCGCTGTACTCGGTCAAGGAAATCTTCGGCCATCTCTATGGCCTGCAGCCCACCCGCGAGAATGTGTTCGGGGTCCTCTCGCTGATCGTCTGGGCCCTCACGCTGGTGGTCAGCGTGAAGTATGTGAGCTTCGTGCTGCGCGCTGACAATCGTGGCGAAGGCGGCCAGTTCGCCCTGCTGGCGCTGATCTTCCCGCGCGGCACCCCGCACAGCTTTACCAAGGGTGGCATTTTCGTCGCCCTCGCCCTCTTCGGCACCGCCCTCCTCTACGGCGACGGCATCATCACGCCAGCCATGAGTGTGCTGGGCGCCATGGAAGGTCTCGAGTTTGCCATTCCCTCCCTCGCGGCCTACATCGTCCCCATCACCGTGGTCATCCTCGGGACGCTGTTCACCGTGCAGCGCTTCGGCACCGACCTCGTGGGCAAGGCCTTCGGCCCCATCACGCTGGTCTGGTTCATCACCATTGCCGTGCTGGGCCTGGCCGAAATTGTTCGGCAGCCCGGCATTCTTGCCGCGGTGAACCCCTGGTATGCGGTGCAGTTCGTGCAGGCCAACGGCAGTCTGTCGTTCTTCGTGCTGGGCTCGGTGGTGCTGGTCATTACGGGCGGTGAAGCGCTGTACGCCGACATGGGCCACTTCGGCGCCAAGCCCATCCGCCTGGCTTGGATCATTCTGGTGTTCCCGTCCCTGCTGCTCAATTACTTCGGGCAGGGTGCGCTGCTGCTCGAGAATCCGGCAGCGGCGGAGAACCCGTTCTTCCTGCTCGCGCCGTCGTGGTTCCTGGTGCCGCTGCTCATCATCGCTACGCTGGCGGCCATTGTGGCCTCGCAGGCCATGATTTCCGGCGCGTTCTCCACCACCCGACAGGGCATCGCGCTGGGCTTCATCCCACGTCTCGAGATCCGACACACGTCCAAGGTGGAAGAAGGCCAGATCTACATTCCCGAGGTGAACTGGTTCATTGCCGTGGGCTGTCTGGTTGTGGTGCTGGCCTTCCGCAACACCAGCAACTTGGGCGCGGCCTATGGCATTGCGGTCACCGGCACCATGCTCATCACGAGCGTGCTGTTCTACCTCGTGGCACGCATCCGCTTCCGCTGGGAGCCCTGGCAGGCGCTGCTGCTGAGCGGCCTCTTTCTCACGGTGGACCTGTTCTTCTTCGGCGCCAACGTGGTCAAGCTGATGCACGGGGGCTGGGTGCCCATGGCGCTGGGCCTGGTGCTCTTCCTGCTCATGCTCACCTGGAAGCGGGGACGCGCCCTGCTCACGCAGCGACTCAACGAAGGCACCATGCCCATCGACCTCTTTCTCGATGGCGTGGAGAAGTCCACGGTGCACCGGGTGAGTGGGACGGCGGTGTTCATGACCAGTTCGGCCGACGGTGTGCCGCCTGTGCTGCTGCATCACCTCAAGCACAACAAGGTGCTGCACGAGCGTGTGCTGCTGATGTCGGTAAAGACCGCCGATGTGCCGGAAACGACGCCCGCGGAGCGCGTGCGCCTGATGCCGCTGGGCCAGGGATTCTGGCGGGTGATCGCCACCTACGGCTTCATGCAGACGCCCAACATCCCGCAGGTGCTCGAAGTGGTGGATCAGATGGGCATTCGCGCCAAGCCCATGGAAACCAGTTACTTCCTTGGCCGCGAACGTCTCATTCCCGTGGCCAGCCGGCCCAACGATCGCGTCAAGTTGTCCAGGTGGCGCAAGGTCATTTTTGCGCTGATGTCGCGCAACGCCCGCGGCGCCACGGCGTTCTTCGGCATTCCGCCCAATCGTGTGGTGGAACTGGGGACGCAGATCGAGTTCTGA
- a CDS encoding TolC family protein, producing MMQRGTMMLVLGAVHVAAPLRAQTSTVPDDGARPISLAEAVQMAQRNLPAVVSARGLERTAAAAARSAVASYLPSLTMNASSGRTQGVQFFQGQLIPLTGNPWNYNNGLNTQLELFDGGRRWAELRRARAGGDVADATVIQSRFDASFQVKQQYYAVLAAHESELAAKALLEQAEQQLKASAARVTAGVATKSDSLRSVIQVGNARLAVLTAQNDRRVANAALTRLVGSPTTVTASLSDTAYVAAAMPTEDELETLVSRGPAVQVAEANLQSARASKNAQRSQYLPTLSLSYQYTLTQGSREFDRGNLVLFGGSNPNRQNMTFNLSLPLFNNLAREQASVQADVALRNAEAQARDARLAARQQLEQQLRALNTAEARVEVQLAAIAAAEEDLRVQQQRYALGASTLLDLLTSQTQLNQARQALIQARFDGRVARAQLSTLIGREL from the coding sequence ATGATGCAGCGCGGGACGATGATGCTGGTACTCGGGGCGGTCCATGTGGCCGCCCCGCTGCGTGCACAGACGTCCACCGTTCCAGATGATGGGGCACGCCCCATTTCGCTGGCCGAGGCGGTGCAGATGGCGCAGCGCAATCTGCCGGCCGTGGTGAGTGCGCGGGGCCTCGAGCGCACCGCCGCGGCGGCGGCCCGCTCGGCGGTGGCTTCCTATCTGCCGTCGCTCACGATGAATGCCTCGAGCGGACGCACGCAGGGTGTGCAGTTCTTCCAGGGTCAGCTCATCCCGCTCACGGGCAATCCGTGGAACTACAACAACGGGCTCAACACGCAGCTCGAGTTGTTTGACGGTGGCCGTCGCTGGGCCGAGCTGCGTCGCGCGCGTGCTGGGGGGGACGTGGCCGACGCGACGGTCATCCAGTCGCGCTTCGATGCCTCGTTCCAGGTCAAGCAGCAGTACTACGCCGTGCTGGCCGCGCATGAATCGGAACTGGCGGCCAAGGCACTGCTCGAGCAGGCAGAGCAGCAGCTCAAGGCCTCAGCGGCCCGCGTAACGGCCGGTGTGGCCACCAAGTCCGACTCGCTGCGCAGTGTCATTCAGGTCGGCAACGCGCGCCTGGCCGTGCTCACGGCGCAGAACGATCGGCGGGTGGCCAATGCCGCGCTCACGCGCCTGGTGGGTTCGCCCACCACGGTCACCGCCTCGCTGTCCGATACGGCGTATGTGGCAGCGGCCATGCCAACGGAGGACGAGCTGGAAACCCTCGTGTCGCGTGGCCCCGCGGTACAGGTGGCCGAGGCCAATCTGCAGTCGGCGCGCGCGAGCAAGAACGCGCAGCGTTCGCAGTATCTGCCGACGCTGTCGCTCTCGTACCAGTACACGTTGACGCAGGGTAGCCGCGAGTTCGACCGTGGCAACCTGGTGCTGTTCGGTGGCAGCAATCCGAACCGGCAGAACATGACGTTCAACCTGTCGCTGCCGCTGTTCAACAACCTCGCGCGTGAGCAGGCCTCGGTGCAGGCCGATGTCGCGCTCCGCAACGCCGAGGCCCAGGCCCGCGATGCGCGGTTGGCGGCGCGGCAGCAGCTCGAGCAGCAGCTGCGCGCGCTCAACACGGCCGAGGCCCGCGTGGAAGTGCAGCTGGCGGCCATCGCCGCCGCCGAAGAAGATCTGCGGGTACAGCAGCAGCGCTACGCGCTCGGCGCGTCCACGCTGCTGGATCTGCTGACCTCGCAGACCCAGCTCAATCAGGCGCGCCAGGCGCTCATCCAGGCCCGGTTTGATGGGCGGGTGGCGCGGGCGCAGTTGTCGACGCTCATCGGGCGGGAGTTGTAG
- a CDS encoding RNA polymerase sigma factor, which produces MADRPLSPDALEERHLVLAAQAGDNTAFAGLVRRHQRRAYAVARAIVLSHDDAEDAVQEGFLHAFRALERFRPEQAFGAWLHRIVANAALDIARRRKVRDADELPETLSSPHRDPAEADELRARLVRALDTLGERQRAVIVLHDVEGYKHAEIGAILGIPEGTARSDLHHARAHLRRQLSNLRSVK; this is translated from the coding sequence GTGGCTGACCGCCCGCTGTCGCCGGACGCCCTCGAAGAGCGGCATCTGGTGCTGGCAGCGCAGGCCGGTGACAACACCGCCTTCGCGGGTCTGGTGCGTCGGCATCAGCGACGGGCCTACGCCGTGGCGCGCGCCATCGTGCTCTCGCACGACGACGCCGAGGATGCGGTGCAGGAAGGGTTTCTGCATGCCTTCCGGGCGTTGGAGCGGTTCCGTCCCGAGCAGGCCTTCGGGGCGTGGTTGCACCGCATCGTGGCCAATGCCGCGCTGGACATCGCGCGGCGGCGCAAGGTGCGGGACGCCGACGAGTTGCCGGAGACCCTGTCCTCTCCGCATCGCGATCCGGCCGAAGCGGATGAACTACGCGCGCGCCTCGTGCGCGCGCTCGACACCCTCGGCGAACGGCAGCGCGCGGTCATCGTGCTGCATGACGTCGAGGGCTACAAGCATGCGGAGATCGGCGCCATCCTCGGAATTCCCGAGGGCACGGCCCGGTCGGACTTGCACCATGCTCGGGCGCATCTCAGGCGCCAACTGAGCAATCTTCGGAGCGTAAAATGA
- a CDS encoding HDIG domain-containing metalloprotein encodes MPSRSSALALVHEWTQSESLRKHMLAVETAMRAYARRLGADEEAWGVAGLIHDFDYERFPNDAQAADAEHPAEGVRHLRTLGWPEDICEAVLGHAHYTGVARVTPMAKALFAVDELTGLITACALVKPSKAVADVDVAGVRKKMKDKAFARGVNRDDIVQGAEALGVPLDEHIGVVLSAMQANAEALGLQGVAPSTALSSDA; translated from the coding sequence ATGCCCTCGCGTTCCTCCGCCCTCGCCCTTGTCCACGAGTGGACCCAGTCCGAGTCCCTCCGCAAACACATGCTGGCCGTCGAAACGGCCATGCGGGCCTATGCCCGTCGCCTTGGCGCGGACGAGGAGGCCTGGGGGGTGGCAGGGCTCATTCACGACTTCGATTACGAGCGCTTCCCCAATGATGCCCAGGCAGCGGACGCCGAGCATCCGGCGGAAGGCGTGCGCCACCTCCGGACGCTGGGCTGGCCCGAGGACATCTGCGAGGCCGTGCTGGGCCACGCGCATTACACCGGGGTCGCCCGTGTGACCCCCATGGCCAAGGCCCTCTTTGCCGTGGACGAACTGACCGGGCTCATCACCGCCTGCGCGCTCGTCAAACCGTCGAAGGCCGTGGCCGATGTGGACGTGGCCGGGGTACGAAAGAAGATGAAGGACAAGGCCTTTGCCCGCGGGGTCAACCGCGACGACATCGTGCAGGGGGCCGAGGCCCTCGGGGTGCCACTCGATGAGCACATCGGGGTGGTATTGTCGGCCATGCAGGCCAACGCCGAAGCCCTGGGTCTCCAAGGGGTCGCGCCTTCAACGGCGCTTTCCAGCGATGCGTAA
- a CDS encoding DHA2 family efflux MFS transporter permease subunit — protein MGATLSPSLPGSASPDVAAAGAPRDVSSRDVAPRAGADDPYRNKYLIAIAVTLAAVLELVDTSIVNVAIPHMMGTLGATLDEIAWVSTSYIIANVIIIPMSSWLSGYFGRRRYLTGSIAIFVLASFFCGAATTLWGLVFWRVLQGLGGGALLSTAQTTLFESFPPHERGIGQAIFGVGVMVGPTLGPTLGGYIVDAYAWPWIFYINVPLGLIAGLMVWTYVRDVAHQVRAKSVDVLGIVLLTLAVGALQWMLERGERFDWFESRFVTTLAVVSVVSAVLLVWRELTVDEPVIDFRVLRSRQLAPGVVFAAFMGLALYGSVFVLPVFLQQLHGYTAQQTGLVILPGAIASAVTMGVMGRLGGRFDARLLISAGALLFLGAMWSLSRLPLEAGTDDLFWPLIMRGVGLGLLFVPLTGASMSDLPVHKLGQGTGMFNLLRQLGGSLGIAIMATLLSRYTKTFKAQLTEHVGAYDFATMERLGALTRGLMARGTDAVTAKQQALAMLDAQVGAQASVLAFSRIYLISGVLLVAALPLLLIWRNGRMTPGPVDAH, from the coding sequence ATGGGGGCGACCCTGAGTCCTTCGTTGCCTGGTTCGGCGTCGCCTGATGTGGCGGCCGCCGGGGCGCCGCGCGATGTATCGTCGCGCGATGTTGCGCCGCGCGCTGGAGCGGATGATCCGTACCGCAACAAGTATCTGATCGCGATTGCGGTGACGCTGGCGGCGGTGCTCGAGCTGGTGGATACGAGCATCGTGAACGTGGCCATTCCGCACATGATGGGCACGCTGGGGGCGACGCTCGACGAGATCGCGTGGGTGAGCACGAGCTACATCATTGCCAACGTGATCATCATTCCCATGTCGAGCTGGCTGTCGGGCTACTTCGGCCGGCGCCGCTATCTCACGGGGTCGATTGCCATCTTCGTGCTGGCGAGCTTCTTCTGCGGCGCGGCGACGACGCTGTGGGGGCTGGTGTTCTGGCGGGTGCTGCAAGGCTTGGGCGGCGGCGCGCTGCTGTCGACGGCGCAGACAACCCTGTTTGAATCGTTCCCCCCGCACGAGCGCGGTATTGGCCAGGCCATCTTTGGTGTGGGCGTGATGGTGGGACCCACGCTTGGGCCCACGCTGGGTGGCTACATCGTGGACGCGTATGCGTGGCCGTGGATTTTCTACATCAACGTGCCGCTGGGGCTCATCGCCGGCCTGATGGTGTGGACGTACGTGCGCGATGTGGCGCATCAGGTGCGAGCCAAGTCGGTGGATGTGCTGGGCATCGTGCTGCTCACCCTGGCCGTGGGCGCGCTGCAGTGGATGCTCGAGCGCGGTGAGCGCTTTGACTGGTTCGAGTCGCGCTTCGTGACGACGCTGGCGGTGGTGAGTGTGGTGTCGGCGGTGCTGCTGGTGTGGCGCGAGCTCACGGTGGACGAACCGGTCATTGATTTTCGCGTGCTGCGTTCGCGTCAGCTGGCACCCGGCGTGGTGTTCGCGGCATTCATGGGCCTCGCGCTCTATGGCTCGGTGTTCGTGCTGCCGGTATTTCTGCAGCAGCTGCATGGCTACACGGCGCAGCAGACGGGGCTCGTGATTCTGCCGGGCGCCATTGCGAGCGCGGTGACGATGGGCGTGATGGGCCGACTCGGTGGACGCTTCGATGCGCGGCTGCTCATCAGCGCGGGCGCGTTGCTCTTTCTGGGCGCGATGTGGTCGCTGTCACGGCTGCCACTCGAAGCGGGCACGGACGACCTGTTCTGGCCGCTCATCATGCGCGGCGTGGGGCTGGGTCTCCTGTTCGTGCCGCTCACCGGCGCGAGCATGTCGGACTTGCCGGTGCACAAGCTGGGTCAGGGCACGGGCATGTTCAATCTGCTGCGGCAGTTGGGCGGCTCGCTGGGCATTGCCATCATGGCCACGCTGCTCTCGCGCTACACCAAAACCTTCAAGGCCCAGCTCACGGAACACGTGGGGGCCTACGACTTTGCGACGATGGAGCGGCTGGGCGCGCTCACACGCGGGCTGATGGCGCGGGGCACGGATGCGGTGACGGCCAAGCAGCAGGCGCTGGCGATGCTCGATGCGCAGGTTGGCGCGCAGGCGAGTGTGCTGGCGTTTTCGAGGATTTATCTGATTTCGGGGGTGTTGTTGGTGGCGGCGTTGCCGTTGTTGTTGATATGGAGGAATGGGAGGATGACACCGGGGCCGGTCGACGCGCATTGA
- a CDS encoding HlyD family secretion protein translates to MNLRLALPATAAIALGVWGFRQWSFSRAHESTDNAQVEGHIVPIVAKVGGYVLEVPARENGHVADSTLLLRIDAREYDVRLAQAEAELAAARAAAGSRGMEGQAATMVRTATSQRDVGTAQVAAARAALTRAESDYARAKELVTKQIVSAAQLDAARAAFDAATANLAATERQVRAATSGIAGAEAGVRLAEARLAAAEAARDQAALQRAFTTITAPLAGTVSRKQVEPGQLVQPGQTLMSVVSDTGVYVSANVKETQLARIRTGQRVHLEVDAYDGAEIEGEVESIASATGAKFALLPPDNATGNFTKVVQRVPVRIRITKALDAERPLRPGMSVVAHIVVQ, encoded by the coding sequence ATGAATCTCCGTCTCGCGCTTCCCGCCACCGCCGCCATTGCCCTTGGCGTGTGGGGCTTCCGGCAGTGGTCGTTTTCCCGCGCACACGAATCCACCGACAATGCGCAGGTCGAGGGGCATATCGTGCCGATTGTGGCGAAGGTGGGTGGCTATGTGCTCGAGGTCCCGGCGCGTGAAAACGGACACGTGGCCGACAGCACGCTGCTGCTGCGCATCGATGCCCGCGAATACGACGTGCGTCTTGCGCAGGCCGAGGCTGAGCTGGCGGCAGCGCGCGCCGCGGCGGGCAGTCGCGGCATGGAAGGCCAGGCGGCTACCATGGTGCGCACAGCCACCAGTCAGCGTGATGTGGGCACGGCGCAGGTGGCCGCGGCGCGTGCGGCGCTCACACGCGCCGAGTCAGACTATGCGCGCGCGAAGGAACTGGTAACCAAGCAGATCGTGAGTGCGGCGCAACTTGATGCGGCGCGCGCCGCGTTTGATGCCGCAACGGCCAACCTGGCGGCCACCGAGCGTCAGGTGCGCGCGGCCACGAGCGGCATTGCCGGCGCCGAGGCGGGTGTGCGTCTCGCCGAGGCGCGTCTGGCGGCGGCAGAGGCCGCGCGTGATCAGGCCGCGCTGCAGCGCGCGTTCACGACCATTACCGCGCCACTCGCAGGCACGGTGTCACGCAAGCAGGTGGAGCCAGGTCAGCTTGTGCAGCCCGGGCAGACGCTCATGAGTGTGGTGAGCGACACTGGTGTGTACGTGTCGGCCAACGTGAAGGAAACGCAGCTCGCGCGCATTCGAACCGGGCAGCGTGTGCATCTCGAAGTGGATGCGTATGACGGGGCGGAAATCGAGGGCGAGGTGGAAAGCATTGCCTCGGCGACGGGCGCCAAGTTTGCGCTGCTGCCACCGGACAACGCCACGGGCAACTTCACCAAGGTGGTGCAGCGGGTACCGGTGCGCATTCGCATCACGAAGGCGCTGGACGCCGAGCGTCCCCTGCGGCCCGGCATGTCGGTGGTGGCGCACATCGTGGTGCAGTAG